From the Nocardia fluminea genome, the window CCGTAACTGACACCCACGTCGAGCGCGAACGCCGCACGCTCCGGGGCTCTGTCGTGGCGAATCGCCCAGAGCAGCACGCCCTGGCTGAGATACGTGGCGCCGACATGCGCGAGGACGACCACGACCAGCCAGCGCAGCGTACCGAGCCACCGTTCGGCGTTGGCGTGTACCAGGCTGAACAGCACCGCGTAGACCAGCCACCCGCCGCCGTCGGTCCAGAACGCGCTGCCGATCAGGACCCGGATCGGGTCGTCGCCGAGGCGGTCGAGGTTGGTCGAGCGGTGCCCGAGCCAGACCCTGGCTTCCTCCGGCGTGAGCCGCCGCTGGATCGCGGTGGTCACCCCCAGCGCGGCCAGCCACACATAGGTGCCGGGGGCGCTGCGAATCCACCGCCACGCCGAGGCGGCGGCCGCCCGCACGCTGCCCGAGGCGCTCACCACGCCAGTGTGCCAGCCCTCGATCACGATGACGTTCATCCTCGCCGGGCGGTTGTTTCCCCGCCCGATCACCGGGTAGGCGGCAAACAGAACCGTCCACCGAGCGGAACAGGAGTACGTGATGCCTCAGCAAGCCTGGAGTGACAAGCGCGAACGGCAGTACAAAGACATCAAGAAGTCCGAGCGCGAACGTGGCCGCAGTGAGGGCAGGGCCGAGGAGATCGCCGCGCGCACGGTCAACAAGACCCGTGCCCAGCACGGCGAGACCAAGGGGTCGAGCAAGTCATCGCGGTCCGGCGGTTCGTCCTCACGGTCCGGCGGTTCCTCGCAGCGGCGCGGCGGCCAGCAGGCGCAGGGCGGCAAGACCCGCGATCAGCTCTATGACGAGGCCCGCCGCCGCAATATCGACGGCCGCTCCAAGATGAACAAACAGGAACTGGCCAACGCCCTCGGCCGTAGCTGACCTACTGCGAAAGGTTCGCCATGCAGCTCGGATTCAAACTGGCGGCCGAGGCATTCGGCCCGAAAGAGCTTGTTCGACAGGCAGTTCGGGCCGAATCGGCCGGTTTCGATTTCGTCGAGATGAGCGACCACTTCCACCCGTGGCTCGACGAGCAGGGCCACTCACCCTTCGCTTGGACAGTCCTCGGCACGATCGCCGCGAGCACCACCGACATCGGGCTCGCCACCGGCGTGACGTGTCCGATCATCCGCTACCACCCCGCCATCATCGCCCAGGCCGCCGCCACCACCGCCCTGATTTCGGACGGGCGGTTCACTCTGGGAATCGGCTCGGGCGAACGACTCAACGAGCACGTCGTCGGCCACGAGTTCCCGCCGGTGCTGATCCGTCAGCGGATGCTGCGCGAGGCGCTCGAGATCATCCGGTTGCTGTGGCGCGGCGGCTATCAGAACTATGAGGGCGAATTCCTCGAGCTCTCGGACGCGCGCGTGTTCGATCTTCCCGAGACGCCGCCGGTGATCGCGGTGGCCGCGGGCGGGCCGAGCGCGGCGGCGATCGCCGCCGAACTCGGTGACGGACTGTTCGCCACCGAACCCGATCCCGAACTCGTGCGGACCTTCGAGCACAAGGGCGGCTCCGGCCCACGCTATGTGGAAGTGGGCGTCGCCTTCGCCGAGAACGATCGCGCGGGCGCCGAGGCCGCGCTGTCGACCAACCGGTGGTCGACCGGCGGCTGGAAGGTGATGAGCGAGTTGCCCAATCCGGCGAACTTCGCGGCGGCCTCGACCACCGTGCGGGTGGACGACATGCTCGAATCCTTCGTCTGCGGCAATGATCCGAAACGCTACGTCGAGGCGGTACGCAAGGCCGCCGACGCGGGTTTCGACCATGTGGTGTTGATGAACGCGGGACCCGATATGGACGCGTTCCTCGACTTCTACAGCAGCGAACTCGCGCCGCTGTTGCGCTCGGAGATCTGACCGAACGCGCTCCGAGGGAGGCCGAGATGACCATGTACATCGGCACTTCCGGCTGGCAGTACCGGGACTGGCGGGGCGAGCTCTACCCGCCGGGCCTGCCGGTCCGGCGGTGGCTCGAGCACTACGCGGGAGCGTTCGCGACGGTGGAGTCGAACAACGCGTTCTACCGCTTGCCGAGCCGGGAGAACTTCGCCGGATGGCGCGAGCGCACGCCCGCGGACTTCGTGATGGCGGTGAAGGCGAGCCGCTATCTGACCCACATCAAGCGCTTGCGTGACCCCGCCGAACCCGTGCAACGCCTGCTCGACCGGACCGAGGGACTGGGTGACCGGCTCGGTCCGATCCTGCTCCAGCTGCCGCCGACCTTGCGCGCGGACCCCGAACTGCTCGACAACTGTTTACGCTGCTTCCCCGCCACCGTGCGAGTGGCGGTGGAACCGCGACACGATTCGTGGTGGACCGACGAGATCCGCGATGTCCTACGTTCCCGCGGTGCCGCCCTGACCTGGGCGGACCGCGATTCGCGCCCGATCACGCCACTGTGGCGGACCACCGACTGGGCGTATCTGCGCCTGCACGCGGGCCGCGCCACTCCCCTGCCGTCCTACGGCAAGCAGGCGTTGAACCACTGGGCCCATCGGCTGCTCGACACCTGGCCACACGACGCCGACTCCTACGTCTATTTCAACAACGACCACGGCGGTGCGGCGGTCCGTGACGCGGTCACCTTCGCCCAGCTCGGGGCGGGCGCGGGCGGCGACGTGACCCGGGTACCCGACCTCTCGACCCGGGAACGGACGGCGTCGTGACCACGCGGAGCAAGTATCCTGGTGCCGCCGACTACGTTCCGCGAACCCACGATCTGGACGCGATGCGCGACGCCGCGGGCCGCTGCCACGGCTGCGACCTCTATCGCGACGCGACCCAGACCGTGTTCGGCGAAGGTTCCCCCGACGCGGGCACCGTCCTCATCGGTGAACAACCCGGCAACGACGAGGATCTCGACGGCCACCCCTTCGTGGGCCCCGCCGGTCACCTGCTCGACCGCGCCCTCGACGACATCGGCGTGGACCGCGCGACGCTGTATCTCACCAACGCGGTGAAGCACTTCCGTTTCGTCCAGCGCGGCAAGCGCCGCATCCATCAGCAACCACGACGCACCGAGATCGTCGCGTGCACGCCGTGGCTGACGGCCGAACTGGACCTGGTGGCACCGGAACTGGTGATCTGCCTCGGCGCGATCGCCACGCAATCGGTGCTCGGCGCGAAGGCCAAGGTCACCGAATTACGGGGCCGCACAGTCGAGCTCGAACATTTCCGGGTCGGTGCGACGGTGCACCCCTCCTCGGTGCTGCGCGCGACCGATCGCAAGCAGGCCTACGCCGAATTCGTCGATGATCTGACGCGGCTGTTCGAGCCGGGGTGAACCGGGCTCACCAGCCGGGATCGGTGTCCAGCGGGACGTTGATCCAGCTCGGGCGCGACGGGTCGAGCTCGAGATGCTGGGTGCGCAGGCCGCTTTCGTTCAGCAACGGCCGCAGCAGGATTCCGCTGGGGAAGTTGCCGGCGAAGACGTCGACCCGGAGGCGGTGCCCCGGCAGCAGGACACCGTCGGTGGCGCGGATGCCGATGTCGACCGCCGTCGGCTCGCCGGGCACGATCGGCTGGCGAGTGTCGAGCGTGAGGTACGGATACGGGTCCGTGTAGTCACCGTTCGGCGAACGCGTGGCCTTGCCTTCGTCGATCGCGCGCAGCGACGCCGTCAGCTGACCCTGCGACCAGACCGTCGAGGTGCCGTCGGGCGCCACATCGTTCACTGTCACCGTCCAGTAGCCGTCGGTGGCGTCGAGCACGGTGTTGAGATGAGCGGCGATCGGCCCGGAGATCCTGGTCGGCTCCGCCACCGGCGCGGTGGTGAAGGTGAGCGCGGCACCCTCGCTGATCCGGGCGTCCTTGGCACAGACATCCGGCAGCGGAACCAATCCGGCCGTACCCTGTGCGGCGTCACGCGCGCAGATGGTGGTCAGACTCGGGTCCACCGAAACGCGCTGGGCGGCACCGGGAGCGGTGCGCAGGCTGCCGTCGTAGCGGGCACCTGGGGCGGTGCCGGAGGCGGCACCGTCGAGATACAGCCGCCGGTACTGCATGCCCGGCCGCGGGAACGCGACATCGGCGGTCCACTGGCCGCTGCCCTGCTGCCACAACGTGACCGGGTCGTAGCGGTCGATACCGTTGTCGATTCCCTTGAGCCACTTGTCGAACCACGCGCGCTGCAACGAATCCGCCGGCGCGGGCGCACCCGGCTGACCGAGTCCCGAGCTCACCGTCACGTGATAGACGTTGTCCATGACGAGCTTCTTCTGCTCGGCGGGCACGTTCACCGCGTTGTAGATGCGAGGGGTGGAGTAGGTGAAGATGTCGTGCCAGCCGCCGTAGAGGAAGGTCGGCACCCGGACCTGATCGGGCGAGCCGACCCACGCGGTCCGCAGCGCGCTCTCGTCGTCGAGGATCGACGCCATCTCCGGCGGGATCTGCTCGACGTTCGGAGTGGTCAGCGCCGCGATGAGCACATTGAAGAAGGTGAACGGGTCGGTTACCCGGTCGCGCAGCCAGACCCAGTCGAATTTGCCGTTCAGCATCGACATCAGGTCGGGCAGCAGCTTCGCGCCGTCGACGGCGAGCAGCCAGGCCGGAATGAATCCGATCCCGAGCGCGCCGCCGGGGGCCGCGACATCGCGGATCAGGTCGCTGCCGGGCACGATCGGGAAGATCGCCTTCAGCGCCTCGGGCTGGCGCTGCGCGGTCTGCAGCTGGTTGATCGCCGAGTAGGAGATGCCGCTCATCCCGATCTTGCCGTCGGACCAGCGCTGTTTCGCGGCCCAGTCGACGATTTCCACGCCGTCGAGCTGCTCGCGTTCACCGAACACCTGCCAGGTGCCCTGGGAGAAGCCGGTGCCGCGCACGTCGACGACCACCTGGGTGTAACCGCCGCGAATCAGGTTCCGGTCGACGCCGAAGGTGCGGGCAGCGCCACCGGGCAGCGCGTTCATCATGTCGCTGAGGCTGCTGAAACCGAACGGCGAGAAGTCCAGGTTCTGCAGGACCGGCAGCAGCAGGTCCGACAGCCCGGGTACCGCGAGCGCCGAGTCGGCGACGTTGGTGACCAGCTTGGTGTAGGGCGTCATGTTGACGATCGTGGGTGTCGGCTCCGCGACAGGCTGACCATCAGCACCAGCCGGGTGATAAACGTTCGCTTTCAATACCGTGCCGTCACTCATGGTGATCGGCACGTCCCACTCGATGAAGACGTTGGGGTACTGCTGCGGCCCGTTATGGGTGGCGACGAACTGCGCGTCGAGACCCTCGGCATTCGGCGACGCTTGTCCGACCGGCGCGGATGCGACAGCGCCTGCCATTACGACGACGGATGCGATCAGCGCACCCAGCCGCCCACGATGTGTGATCATGCTTCGGTTCAGCCCTCCACCATCGGGAACTACGACGTTCCCGTACCGGGAAGTAACGTAGCGTGCGTCACGTCCGATCGCAAGAACATGTTCTGGGCAATCCTCGATCAGCGCCCGCGCGCGCCCCATGGCGGTCACCTGACAGAATTGGCGTTGTGACAGCGTCCGAACTCGATGACGGCCGCCGATACCGTGGCGCTGCCCCCGGGCAACGCCAGCAGGAACGCCGCGCTCGGCTGATCGAAGCGGCCACGGACGCCTTCGGCATCGACGGGTACCGCACCACCACGGTCACCACCATCTGCGCGGCGGCCGGCGTCGGCAAACGCTACTTCTACGAATCCTTCACCGACAGTGAGGATCTGCTGCTCGAGGTGTATCGCGAGACGGCCGCCAGGATGATCGAGGCGATTCATACCGGCCTGCGCGGGGCCGAGGCCGTCGACGCCCAGGTGCGGGTCGGCCTGACAGCGTACTTCCAGCTCATCCTCGACGACCCCCGGATTCCCCGGATCGCGTTCTTCGAGATCCTCGGCGTGAGCCCCGCGGTCGACCGGGCCTATCACGACGTTCTCGACGCGTTGGTCGACATCTGCCTGGCCCTGATCACCCCGCATGTCGACCTGCGAGCGCATCCCGCTGTCAGCGTGCGCACGGTGCTGTTCGGCCTGGTCGGCGCCATCGTGATCATCGCCCAGAAATGGGTGCTCGACGACTACCGTCAGCCGATGGCCGATGTGGTGGACAGTGCCTGTCTGGTGGTCAACGCGGTACTGGCGCAGATCGGACCGGAGGAAAAGTACTAGACGAACCGTTGATCGGCGCGGTCGCCGGGTAACCC encodes:
- a CDS encoding rhomboid-like protein; translation: MNVIVIEGWHTGVVSASGSVRAAAASAWRWIRSAPGTYVWLAALGVTTAIQRRLTPEEARVWLGHRSTNLDRLGDDPIRVLIGSAFWTDGGGWLVYAVLFSLVHANAERWLGTLRWLVVVVLAHVGATYLSQGVLLWAIRHDRAPERAAFALDVGVSYGLAGVAAVLAYRVLLPWRVPYVLGVLAVCVPPVFLDRTFTDVGHASAALIGFACYPLTRGRARDWDLGPRLRDACLRIRRRSRRSSRPTTGSNR
- a CDS encoding plasmid stabilization protein; the encoded protein is MPQQAWSDKRERQYKDIKKSERERGRSEGRAEEIAARTVNKTRAQHGETKGSSKSSRSGGSSSRSGGSSQRRGGQQAQGGKTRDQLYDEARRRNIDGRSKMNKQELANALGRS
- a CDS encoding TIGR03557 family F420-dependent LLM class oxidoreductase, with the protein product MQLGFKLAAEAFGPKELVRQAVRAESAGFDFVEMSDHFHPWLDEQGHSPFAWTVLGTIAASTTDIGLATGVTCPIIRYHPAIIAQAAATTALISDGRFTLGIGSGERLNEHVVGHEFPPVLIRQRMLREALEIIRLLWRGGYQNYEGEFLELSDARVFDLPETPPVIAVAAGGPSAAAIAAELGDGLFATEPDPELVRTFEHKGGSGPRYVEVGVAFAENDRAGAEAALSTNRWSTGGWKVMSELPNPANFAAASTTVRVDDMLESFVCGNDPKRYVEAVRKAADAGFDHVVLMNAGPDMDAFLDFYSSELAPLLRSEI
- a CDS encoding DUF72 domain-containing protein → MTMYIGTSGWQYRDWRGELYPPGLPVRRWLEHYAGAFATVESNNAFYRLPSRENFAGWRERTPADFVMAVKASRYLTHIKRLRDPAEPVQRLLDRTEGLGDRLGPILLQLPPTLRADPELLDNCLRCFPATVRVAVEPRHDSWWTDEIRDVLRSRGAALTWADRDSRPITPLWRTTDWAYLRLHAGRATPLPSYGKQALNHWAHRLLDTWPHDADSYVYFNNDHGGAAVRDAVTFAQLGAGAGGDVTRVPDLSTRERTAS
- a CDS encoding UdgX family uracil-DNA binding protein (This protein belongs to the uracil DNA glycosylase superfamily, members of which act in excision repair of DNA. However, it belongs more specifically to UdgX branch, whose founding member was found to bind uracil in DNA (where it does not belong), without cleaving it, appears to promote DNA repair by a pathway involving RecA, rather than base excision.) — encoded protein: MTTRSKYPGAADYVPRTHDLDAMRDAAGRCHGCDLYRDATQTVFGEGSPDAGTVLIGEQPGNDEDLDGHPFVGPAGHLLDRALDDIGVDRATLYLTNAVKHFRFVQRGKRRIHQQPRRTEIVACTPWLTAELDLVAPELVICLGAIATQSVLGAKAKVTELRGRTVELEHFRVGATVHPSSVLRATDRKQAYAEFVDDLTRLFEPG
- a CDS encoding CocE/NonD family hydrolase, whose amino-acid sequence is MITHRGRLGALIASVVVMAGAVASAPVGQASPNAEGLDAQFVATHNGPQQYPNVFIEWDVPITMSDGTVLKANVYHPAGADGQPVAEPTPTIVNMTPYTKLVTNVADSALAVPGLSDLLLPVLQNLDFSPFGFSSLSDMMNALPGGAARTFGVDRNLIRGGYTQVVVDVRGTGFSQGTWQVFGEREQLDGVEIVDWAAKQRWSDGKIGMSGISYSAINQLQTAQRQPEALKAIFPIVPGSDLIRDVAAPGGALGIGFIPAWLLAVDGAKLLPDLMSMLNGKFDWVWLRDRVTDPFTFFNVLIAALTTPNVEQIPPEMASILDDESALRTAWVGSPDQVRVPTFLYGGWHDIFTYSTPRIYNAVNVPAEQKKLVMDNVYHVTVSSGLGQPGAPAPADSLQRAWFDKWLKGIDNGIDRYDPVTLWQQGSGQWTADVAFPRPGMQYRRLYLDGAASGTAPGARYDGSLRTAPGAAQRVSVDPSLTTICARDAAQGTAGLVPLPDVCAKDARISEGAALTFTTAPVAEPTRISGPIAAHLNTVLDATDGYWTVTVNDVAPDGTSTVWSQGQLTASLRAIDEGKATRSPNGDYTDPYPYLTLDTRQPIVPGEPTAVDIGIRATDGVLLPGHRLRVDVFAGNFPSGILLRPLLNESGLRTQHLELDPSRPSWINVPLDTDPGW
- a CDS encoding TetR/AcrR family transcriptional regulator; this encodes MTASELDDGRRYRGAAPGQRQQERRARLIEAATDAFGIDGYRTTTVTTICAAAGVGKRYFYESFTDSEDLLLEVYRETAARMIEAIHTGLRGAEAVDAQVRVGLTAYFQLILDDPRIPRIAFFEILGVSPAVDRAYHDVLDALVDICLALITPHVDLRAHPAVSVRTVLFGLVGAIVIIAQKWVLDDYRQPMADVVDSACLVVNAVLAQIGPEEKY